The following proteins are co-located in the Phocoena phocoena chromosome 1, mPhoPho1.1, whole genome shotgun sequence genome:
- the CCDC185 gene encoding coiled-coil domain-containing protein 185 translates to MEGFGRFSLRPHSDLWEAPPPRKERASSARLGGSGPQSEQGLCSRAGTPREGSEAAAPWPHLLCSPTPRPRRHRYPDFPPESRSLTDVARRPPDHARKHRPRRRRLEDAWGEAGTKPLEQRGSPPSPAWQQQPQLPPQQPQPCQHYPPAWGDSPPSYPQGAYTPPSGTYTPPSGTFRVEKVQSRDQWAVPACRGLSRWSLSSVHTKKCSVPSREFGTQSGCVYIQERYRNDPGESLASQYSQPSLPSRAMHNQHTQILKHKLEEAVMSSRGRKLVALVLTWLKKAQRMRELQQQAAVAWEELKRSDQKVQLTLETERQRLLQQSQEQWQQEKDWHKARLSRKQRVRQRNRQATYTIRQGSRWKAQLEDRDNQRQEKLEGVPSETETKHGTQYQVQRLQEHERKMRDLRERNSLQLQERLKQACLKKHVHTTEGQKKIQETNLSSLVNYQARKVLMDCQAKAEELLRKLSLEQSSQWSQDSPQGLIKEHHRELKEKVKEEEQCQQVKWCAEEPEEQRKEHKRLSMELADQKIPQTKSNVHKNIGDKAQHIRELNILREKNHHILKLKAEKEEKCHIEGIKEAIRKKEQKMEQISREKDATFGEFQKISRASGTDNVRKFANSFFDPIGREAHVRAGQQGGGH, encoded by the coding sequence ATGGAGGGCTTCGGCCGCTTCTCCCTGCGGCCTCACTCGGACCTCTGGGAGGCCCCGCCGCCCCGCAAGGAGCGCGCATCCTCGGCGCGGCTGGGCGGGTCAGGGCCGCAGAGCGAGCAGGGCCTGTGCTCCCGGGCCGGGACTCCCCGCGAGGGGAGCGAGGCCGCGGCGCCCTGGCCTCACCTGCTCTGCTCGCCCACCCCGCGGCCCCGCCGGCACCGGTACCCGGACTTTCCGCCTGAAAGCCGCAGCCTGACAGACGTGGCCCGGAGGCCCCCGGACCACGCCAGGAAGCACCGGCCCCGGAGACGGCGCCTGGAAGACGCCTGGGGGGAGGCAGGTACCAAGCCCCTGGAGCAGCGAGGCAGCCCGCCTAGCCCGGcctggcagcagcagccccagctgcCACCGCAACAACCTCAGCCCTGCCAGCACTACCCTCCGGCCTGGGGAGATTCGCCCCCATCTTACCCGCAGGGAGCTTACACTCCCCCGAGTGGAACTTACACTCCCCCGAGTGGAACTTTCAGGGTAGAAAAGGTGCAGAGCAGAGACCAGTGGGCAGTGCCGGCCTGCAGAGGTCTCAGTCGCTGGTCCCTTTCCTCGGTTCACACGAAGAAGTGTTCTGTGCCCTCCAGAGAGTTCGGGACGCAGTCAGGTTGCGTGTACATCCAGGAAAGATACCGTAATGATCCAGGGGAGTCATTAGCCAGCCAGTACTCCCAGCCCTCGCTCCCCAGCAGGGCAATGCACAACCAGCACACCCAGATCCTCAAGCACAAGCTGGAAGAGGCAGTCATGTCCTCCAGGGGCCGGAAGCTTGTGGCCCTGGTGCTGACCTGGCTCAAAAAGGCCCAGAGGATGCGGGAGCTGCAGCAGCAGGCGGCTGTAGCCTGGGAGGAGCTGAAGCGCTCAGACCAGAAGGTCCAGCTGACCCTAGAGACAGAGCGCCAGCGGCTGCTGCAGCAGAGCCAGGAGCAGTGGCAGCAGGAGAAGGACTGGCACAAGGCTCGCCTGAGCCGGAAGCAGCGTGTCCGACAGCGGAACAGGCAAGCGACCTACACGATCCGGCAGGGGAGCAGGTGGAAGGCGCAGCTAGAGGACCGAGACAACCAGCGCCAGGAGAAGCTGGAAGGGGTCCCCTCTGAGACCGAGACCAAGCACGGGACGCAGTACCAGGTGCAGCGCCTGCAGGAGCACGAGAGGAAGATGCGGGACCTGCGGGAGCGGAACAGCCTGCAGCTGCAGGAGAGGCTGAAGCAGGCCTGTCTAAAGAAGCATGTGCACACCACGGAGGGCCAGAAAAAGATCCAGGAGACCAATCTTAGCTCCCTAGTCAATTACCAGGCCCGGAAGGTCCTCATGGACTGCCAGGCCAAGGCTGAGGAGCTCCTCAGGAAGCTGTCCCTGGAACAGAGTTCCCAGTGGTCCCAAGATTCTCCCCAGGGCCTGATTAAGGAGCATCACCGGGAGCTGAAGGAGAAGGTCAAGGAGGAGGAGCAGTGCCAGCAGGTCAAGTGGTGCGCGGAAGAGCCCgaggagcagaggaaggagcacaaGCGGCTGTCCATGGAGCTCGCGGACCAGAAGATCCCACAGACCAAGAGTAACGTCCACAAGAATATCGGTGACAAGGCGCAGCACATTCGGGAGCTCAACATCCTGCGGGAGAAGAATCATCACATCCTGAAGCTGAAAGCCGAGAAGGAGGAAAAGTGCCACATCGAGGGCATTAAGGAAGCCATTAGGAAAAAGGAGCAGAAGATGGAGCAGATCTCGCGAGAGAAAGATGCAACCTTCGGTGAATTCCAAAAGATCTCCAGGGCCTCCGGGACAGACAACGTGAGAAAGTTTGCCAACAGCTTCTTTGATCCGATAGGGCGGGAGGCCCACGTTCGTGCTGGGCAGCAGGGAGGAGGCCACTGA